The window GCACCGGGCAGTGCCCGGCACCCGCCGCCGAAGACGAGTTCCTGCACGCAGCGCAGGTGGATGTGGGCGAGTTCGAGGGCGAGGTGCTGGCGGAGCCGGTGGGCGCGGGTGTGCACCTCCCGGTCGAGCCAGTCGGCCCACTCCGACTCGTGCGCGTCCCGGGCCACCGGGACGGTACGGGTGGCGTTCGGCGGCACCGGGGGATGCGCGGCGACCCGGCGCATCGCCTCCCGGTCGGCCCAGTCGACCAGTACGCCGCGCAGCGGGCCGGTGTCCCCGTACTCCGGGTCGACGGCGAACCAGTCCGCGTCGGCCAGGGCCGGCACCGCGGCCAGCAGGGCGGCCCGGTGCGCGGCGAGGATCACCCGCGTCGGGCCGGGATCGCGCGCGTCCACGACGTAACCGATGTCCGGGCCGAGGTCGTCCTCCGGACGCAGCGGACCGAGGTTGGTGTCGGCCTCCGGCCAGCCGTCCGCGCCCGGGGTGACCGCGAAGAAGACCTTCGCCTCGCCCCGCGCGACCTGGGTCAGCAGGTCCAGGTCGGCCAGGCCCAGCGCCTGGTCGGCGGAGATCACGAACAGCAGCGCACCGGACCGCTCGACCACGTCGAGCAGGACCCGGGTGCCGGCCAGCCCGAGACTTCCGGTGTCCGGGGCGTCGACCAGGTCGAAGCGGCGCAGCAGTGGCTCGGGGTGGGTCAGTTCGACCCGGCGGGGCGGGCGGGCCAGGGCCGGACCGGCGGCGGTCGCCCCGGTGGCGTACCCGTGCGGTTCCCGGTAACCGGGGACGTAGGCGGCACCGGTGACCTCCCGGCCGTGCCGTACCACCAGGTAGCTGCCCTCCGGTGCCCGCAGCCCGGACTCGTCGGTGTCGAGCAGGGCGGCGAGCAGGGCGGTGCGGTCCGCTCCGGCGGGTCCGACGGCCACCACGGCGAGCGGTTCGTCGGGCGCGGGGTCGACCAGCGCGGCGTCGACGCGGGGCTGTTCGGTGCCGGCGGGTGCGGGGCCGGGCTGTGCGCGTACCTCGGCCGGGTCCGGTGCCTCCGCGGGTCGGCCGCCGTCGAGCTCCGAGCCGGCGAACGTACGGACCGGGCCGGGACCTGCGTCCGGTCGGTCGCCCTCCGTACCGGCGGCGTCGGCCGGGCCGGAACCGGTGCTGCTGTACCGCGGTCCGGACTCCATGCGGGCGGCCTCCTGAACCAACTGGCGGCGTCCGACGGATCACGCCGGACAGGTACGAGTCCGGCATTAGCACCGAACAAAGAGAACGCTACGTGTCGATGCCCGCACGCTGCGAGCAGCGTTGTTACTCATCGGGAACCGTAGCCATACTCAACTCCGGCGCGTCGCGAGTCACACCTGGAATGAGTTGGATCGATATGCTGCGGGGATGGCGATCCCCCTGTGGAACTTCGTCGGCCGCGCGGCTGAGATTGACCGACTGACCGCCGCCGCGACCAGTTCACGCGGTCGCGGCCTCATTTTCAGTGGTGACGCCGGGATCGGCAAGAGCAGGCTCCTCCGGGAGGCGGTCAAACGGCTGCCGGCGGACCGGTTCGCAGTCTGGCACGCGTCCGGGAACATCGCCACCGGCGGACTGCCGCTCGGCGGCCTGGCCCAGGTGCTGCCGGCCGACCAGCCGGTCGGACTCTCCGCCGCGGGCGTGCTGCGCTGGGCGCTCGACGCGCTGCACCAGCAGGCCGCCGGCCGGACCATCGTGCTCGCCATCGACGACGCCCACCTGCTCGACCAGTCCTCGGCCGCGCTGGTCTACCTGATCGCGCACGCCGAGAACGCCAAGGTGTTCTGCACCGTACGCATCGGCGAGGAGATCCCGCTGTCGATCCGGGCACTGTGGAGGGACGACCTGGTCGAGCACGCGGAGCTGAGCCCGATGGGCCAGCCCGAGGCGCACAAGCTGCTCAACGAGATGCTCGGCGGCCAACTCGACGGCATCTCCGCCGACCGGCTCTACAGGTACTCCCAGGGCAACGCGCTCATGCTGCGCGAGCTGGTGATCGCCTCGATGACCAGCAACGAGCTGGTGCAGAGCGAGTTCGGCACCTGGACCTGGACCCGGAGCGGCCCGGTGGAACTGGCCCCGAGCCTGGAGGAGTTGATCGACACCCGGATCGGGCAGCTCAGTCCGGGCGTACGCCAGGTGCTCGAACTGGTCGCCCTGGGCGAGCCGATCGGGCTGCGGCTGTTGCAGAACGCCACGGACGAGCTGGACGTGGAGACGGCCCAGGAACGCGGCCTGATCCGCGAGTTCCGCGATGACCGCCGTACCAACGTGCAGCTCGCCCACCCGCTCTACGGTGACCTGGTCCGCAAGCGGTGCCCGGCGACCAGGGCCCGGCGGTTGAAGGCCGAACTCGCCGACCTGCTCCAGACCACCGGCAACAAACGCCGCGACGACGTGCTGCGGCTGGCGGTGTTGCGGCTGGATTCCGGCACCGCACAGGATCCGGTCCTGCTGCTGGAGGCGGCAGTGCAGGCGTTCGGCCGGTTCGACGTACCGCTCGCCGCCCGGCTGGCGCGGGCCGCGCTGGACACCGGTGGCGGGTTCGACGCCGCCGAACTGCTCGCCACCATCCTGATGTTCACCGACCAGCCGGAGAAGGCGATCACGGTCCTCGACGGCATCGTCGACCAGGTCGACTCCGACGAGCGACGCGGCCGTTACCTGACCGTACGCGGGATGGTGACCTACTGGGGGCTCAGTCAGCAGTCGACGGTGAAGGAGATCTCGGCCGCGGCGGAGCAGCTCACCGACCCGCCGGCCCGCGCCCGGGTACGCGCCTTCGAGGCGATCATGCGCCTGCACCAGCTCGAGTTCGCGGACGCGCTCCGGCTGAGCCGGGCCGTGCTGGACCGGCCGGCGGCCAGTCTCGCCGCCCGCGGGCTGGCCCGGTGCACGATCGCGCACCTGCAGGCGGCCCAGGGTGAACTGCTGCACAGCGGACGGGCGATCGCCGGGGTGGAGGCGGAGGCGGCCCTGTGGCGTACCGACATGCCGTACC of the Micromonospora sp. NBC_01796 genome contains:
- a CDS encoding helix-turn-helix transcriptional regulator, whose product is MAIPLWNFVGRAAEIDRLTAAATSSRGRGLIFSGDAGIGKSRLLREAVKRLPADRFAVWHASGNIATGGLPLGGLAQVLPADQPVGLSAAGVLRWALDALHQQAAGRTIVLAIDDAHLLDQSSAALVYLIAHAENAKVFCTVRIGEEIPLSIRALWRDDLVEHAELSPMGQPEAHKLLNEMLGGQLDGISADRLYRYSQGNALMLRELVIASMTSNELVQSEFGTWTWTRSGPVELAPSLEELIDTRIGQLSPGVRQVLELVALGEPIGLRLLQNATDELDVETAQERGLIREFRDDRRTNVQLAHPLYGDLVRKRCPATRARRLKAELADLLQTTGNKRRDDVLRLAVLRLDSGTAQDPVLLLEAAVQAFGRFDVPLAARLARAALDTGGGFDAAELLATILMFTDQPEKAITVLDGIVDQVDSDERRGRYLTVRGMVTYWGLSQQSTVKEISAAAEQLTDPPARARVRAFEAIMRLHQLEFADALRLSRAVLDRPAASLAARGLARCTIAHLQAAQGELLHSGRAIAGVEAEAALWRTDMPYLQLALELARGTRLALAGDLRGIDAIVAAEFADLAVAGDFRLGSGYLSILRAQAARLRGRTADALRTSTDACAMLATSRVFAGLAHAERAHAAALRGDTVQATDAMAASDQTHSPGMAILYPWREQARAAVLAATGNLDGAADHLVKLVGKLREDKLTGHEILALHDLVRLDRAHTEVGQATREGRRQSVAHRLTELTEVVEGVLPPLLARHGRAVAARSGDDLLAVANSFDELELTLFAAEATAMAVARLREAKSPRAHEANVRLSALLERCDTVRSPALTAEQPALTERERQIARLAAGGVPSRNIAEQLYISTRTVENHLQRVYTKLGVAGRGELWPALRALPDHDGKTTG